One genomic segment of Elgaria multicarinata webbii isolate HBS135686 ecotype San Diego chromosome 21, rElgMul1.1.pri, whole genome shotgun sequence includes these proteins:
- the LOC134412425 gene encoding methanethiol oxidase-like produces the protein MKGPRETLIYVPCILTGTGTQQPDYLATVDVDPESPTYCQVIHRLPMPYINDELHHTGWNACSSCFGDTSKRRNRLVLPCLGSSRIYVVDTGTDLRAPRLFKVIEPREVFRKTNLAFPHTSHCLGSGEVMISTLGDPLGNGKGGFILLDAKTWEVKGTWERPGDEPPQGYDFWYQPRHNVMISTEWGVPKFLINGFNPEDLRKERYGRRLNVWDWTTHCLVQSIDVGQDSAPLPIRFLHNPNAAHGMVGCMLQSSIYHFFKAQDGSWAAEKVIQIPKKKVTGWYFPEMPSFITDILISLDDRFLYLSNWLHGDLRQYDITDPHCPRLVGQVFVGGNIYKGGVVTVLEDPELNCQPDPFVIQGRRVYGGPHMIQLSLDGKRLYTTTSFYTPWDKQFYPQMVRDGSVMLQIDVDTENGGLSVNPDFLVDFGKEPCGPARAHEMRYPGGDCTSDIWI, from the exons ATGAAAG GTCCTAGAGAGACGCTGATCTACGTGCCCTGCATCCTAACCGGCACAGGGACCCAACAACCGGACTATCTGGCCACGGTGGACGTGGATCCCGAATCGCCCACGTATTGCCAG GTGATCCACCGCCTGCCGATGCCCTACATCAATGACGAACTCCACCACACGGGCTGGAACGCCTGCAGCAGCTGTTTCGGGGACACCAGCAAGAGGCGCAACCGCCTGGTCTTGCCTTGCCTGGGCTCCTCCCGGATTTACGTGGTGGATACGGGGACGGATCTACGGGCTCCCAGGCTGTTTAAA GTCATTGAGCCCAGAGAAGTCTTCCGGAAAACCAACTTGGCTTTCCCACACACGTCTCACTGCCTGGGTAGCGGCGAGGTTATGATCAGCACTCTGGGGGACCCTCTCGGCAACGGAAAAG GTGGATTCATCCTCCTGGATGCAAAAACCTGGGAAGTGAAGGGGACCTGGGAACGCCCGGGCGACGAGCCCCCACAAGGGTACGACTTCTGGTACCAACCAAGGCACAACGTCATGATCAGCACCGAATGGGGAGTGCCAAAGTTCTTAATTAATGGATTCAACCCAGAAGATCTGAGGAAAG AGCGCTACGGCCGGCGCCTGAACGTCTGGGACTGGACGACCCATTGCCTCGTCCAGTCGATTGATGTCGGGCAGGACTCCGCCCCGCTGCCGATCCGGTTCCTACACAACCCCAACGCTGCGCACGGCATGGTGGGGTGCATGTTGCAGAGTTCCATCTATCACTTCTTCAAGGCACAG GATGGGTCTTGGGCAGCGGAGAAAGTGATCCAAATTCCAAAGAAGAAAGTCACGGGATGGTATTTCCCCGAAATGCCAA GTTTCATCACGGACATCCTCATTTCGCTGGACGACCGCTTCCTCTACCTGAGCAACTGGCTTCACGGCGACCTCCGTCAGTACGACATCACTGACCCTCACTGCCCAAGACTGGTGGGCCAG GTGTTTGTGGGGGGCAACATCTACAAAGGCGGGGTGGTTACCGTGCTTGAGGATCCGGAGCTAAACTGTCAGCCCGATCCCTTTGTGATCCAG GGAAGGAGAGTCTATGGGGGACCCCACATGATTCAGCTCAGCTTAGACGGCAAGAGACTTTACACCACAACCTCTTTTTACACGCCGTGGGACAAGCAGTTTTATCCTCAGATGGTCAG GGACGGTTCGGTCATGCTACAGATCGACGTGGACACGGAGAACGGAGGCCTGTCGGTGAACCCGGACTTCCTGGTGGACTTTGGGAAGGAGCCCTGTGGTCCCGCTCGCGCGCACGAGATGCGCTACCCGGGGGGAGACTGCACCTCAGACATCTGGATCTAG